The Desmonostoc muscorum LEGE 12446 genome includes a region encoding these proteins:
- a CDS encoding GAF domain-containing protein: MTIATLDPNSETQPVENEIQIEEILANVAVIKAVFQSAKGPKVAQLQQKVSQIEAFIQALAKDSPSDNDENVRGAFQLQREQLADIDRQMQHAKGLTTLLEVTVTALRDVLNADRVLIYRFEEDNRSRAIAEAIQAGWTSLLNQSLPINLFVNKPDVGDGQNLLNNLTEVLELTPRQQQFWQRFQVQASLCLPLIVKQQPWGLLVIHHCLQPRQWQEAERSLLQQVGMMLTINLRWAEIVAPPAKQLESLERSQLLAPFQQVSQAVQAGARIAELAGEHLMSIQDTVAITNKQLEYLGEFCQQASDFIRLVEGLSTKIQVLSLNTAIEATKASEQERGLLAAAEQVEILARQARDSTLNIEEWFQELKVAAADVASAIEPCDRQINAGLESIAQIHEQFRAIADIAACTLKSMSKP, from the coding sequence TCTGCTAAGGGGCCAAAGGTCGCTCAATTGCAGCAGAAGGTAAGTCAAATCGAAGCTTTTATCCAAGCTTTGGCTAAGGATTCGCCCAGTGACAATGATGAAAATGTTCGAGGGGCTTTTCAGCTCCAGCGAGAACAACTTGCGGACATCGATCGGCAAATGCAGCACGCAAAAGGTCTAACTACACTTTTGGAGGTTACAGTCACCGCCCTTCGAGATGTTCTCAACGCCGATCGCGTCCTGATTTATCGTTTTGAGGAAGATAATCGCAGTCGAGCGATCGCTGAAGCTATACAAGCGGGTTGGACATCCCTGCTCAACCAATCCCTACCGATAAATTTGTTTGTTAATAAACCCGATGTTGGTGACGGACAAAACTTACTCAACAACCTAACTGAAGTATTAGAACTAACTCCCCGCCAACAGCAATTTTGGCAACGCTTTCAGGTGCAAGCTAGCCTCTGCTTACCCTTGATTGTCAAACAACAGCCTTGGGGTTTGTTAGTTATTCATCATTGCCTTCAACCTCGACAATGGCAGGAAGCAGAGCGCAGTTTGCTACAACAAGTAGGAATGATGTTGACAATTAACTTGCGCTGGGCTGAAATAGTAGCTCCACCTGCTAAACAGCTTGAATCCCTTGAACGCTCACAGTTACTAGCGCCATTTCAGCAGGTGAGCCAGGCTGTACAAGCAGGAGCAAGAATCGCCGAGCTTGCCGGCGAGCATTTAATGTCTATTCAAGATACTGTTGCTATTACTAATAAACAGCTGGAATACCTTGGTGAATTTTGCCAGCAAGCTTCTGACTTTATTCGCCTTGTGGAAGGTTTGAGTACCAAAATTCAGGTTTTGTCCCTGAATACAGCTATTGAAGCAACAAAAGCTAGTGAGCAGGAACGAGGTTTGCTAGCTGCTGCCGAACAGGTGGAAATTCTCGCTCGTCAAGCGCGCGACAGCACCCTAAATATAGAGGAATGGTTCCAGGAACTAAAGGTGGCAGCAGCAGACGTTGCTTCTGCTATCGAACCGTGCGATCGCCAAATCAACGCTGGGCTGGAGTCAATCGCGCAAATCCACGAGCAATTCAGAGCGATCGCCGACATCGCTGCTTGTACCCTCAAATCAATGTCGAAGCCATAG
- a CDS encoding chemotaxis protein CheW has product MSTDFVPQPQNDDRFLEEAIDLLLFLEQELPNYTKDSNPGTALALMEAARSLHSIAIAAELDAIAIVAAALEEIFQLLHQYRATVNAPIASLLSEGLDCLQMLLMAFLTGSQIDEVEILERMSAIVARLQAEFGDSQETNLETSIEQPHESEKAGEQGVGSRGEKPPIKGGASTIGEKEQRGFCPQGGATHVGGFPDLSEVASGFVPFPLPPASCETTPQSGSLVHVDTEQLPINVGELANAKEYGEEDFHPWLGDFSLPTEASLVKSVGDRHPLSLQESISTILATSIPAATPINIKHLQQLKVLVATLLTTYNQQACQEEEQQHTIGRLLRQVKRLQHLLDNLQEWSGRLAAISDTLSPLAASRSQQLYSTLQSVLAEASQVASTVHSLNNNHHQLKQELIQQEKLLNHSSNLVKKVTTIPLKVALESLHRLWSQLQALQDKSAKLHLQISDIQVDRAFSDRLHALLLHISCYLLEQSIESGQTRQHLGKNSNGIIEIQVYQQGNQLIIDGCDDGAGLNLSQIYQQASAQGLDLTKPGDILQELVLEPEVSSVLCDRAALELGVELTEVCKQLTAIQGRIVLKSKAGHGTAFSLQIPLDQKIAQLIVCQANSRVYGFIADSVEQICLSQSEQIIQTQAGRMLFLQSSGRSSGFLGCTDEHVTTEMLVPIHLLTDVLIFPNQLPTSVTTYSTDTLNAFKQDKPLLVFSYLDKRCALEVDCIIGKQSAAIHPLGEAIPIPAYIQGTSILANGQLSLVLDGQLLTKSLT; this is encoded by the coding sequence ATGAGTACCGATTTTGTCCCCCAACCGCAGAACGACGATCGCTTTCTAGAAGAAGCGATCGATCTGTTACTGTTCTTGGAGCAGGAGTTGCCTAACTATACAAAAGACAGTAACCCTGGTACAGCTTTGGCTCTCATGGAAGCTGCTCGCTCTCTGCATTCCATTGCCATAGCAGCCGAGCTAGATGCCATTGCCATAGTTGCGGCTGCACTAGAAGAGATTTTTCAGCTGCTGCATCAGTATCGGGCAACAGTCAACGCCCCAATCGCCTCCCTGTTGTCGGAAGGATTAGATTGCCTACAGATGCTATTGATGGCATTTTTAACAGGCTCGCAAATTGACGAAGTAGAAATTCTAGAGCGGATGTCTGCTATTGTTGCTCGTCTACAAGCAGAGTTTGGCGATTCCCAGGAAACAAATCTTGAGACATCGATAGAGCAACCGCACGAATCTGAAAAAGCAGGGGAGCAGGGAGTAGGGAGCAGGGGAGAAAAACCACCCATAAAGGGTGGGGCTTCTACCATTGGAGAAAAGGAGCAGAGGGGCTTTTGCCCACAAGGGGGAGCCACTCATGTGGGCGGGTTTCCCGACTTGAGTGAAGTGGCATCAGGGTTTGTACCTTTTCCCCTGCCCCCTGCCTCTTGTGAAACTACCCCCCAGTCTGGCAGCCTTGTTCACGTAGATACCGAGCAGCTTCCCATCAATGTAGGGGAACTAGCAAACGCGAAGGAGTATGGGGAAGAAGATTTTCATCCTTGGTTGGGGGATTTTTCCCTGCCTACTGAAGCATCCCTAGTTAAATCTGTTGGCGATCGCCATCCGCTCTCTTTGCAAGAATCCATTTCTACCATTCTTGCAACAAGTATTCCAGCCGCTACACCCATCAATATTAAGCATCTCCAACAACTAAAGGTGCTAGTTGCAACATTATTAACTACATATAATCAGCAAGCCTGTCAAGAAGAAGAACAACAACATACCATCGGGCGGTTGCTCCGACAAGTTAAACGATTACAACACCTGCTGGATAATCTACAGGAATGGTCAGGACGTTTAGCAGCAATTTCAGATACCCTTTCTCCTCTAGCTGCTTCTCGCTCTCAGCAATTATACAGTACTCTGCAATCTGTTTTGGCTGAAGCGTCTCAAGTGGCATCAACTGTTCATTCGCTGAATAACAATCATCATCAACTCAAACAAGAACTCATACAGCAAGAAAAGTTACTTAACCATTCTTCCAATTTAGTCAAAAAAGTTACAACTATTCCTTTAAAAGTAGCCTTAGAATCCTTGCATCGGCTTTGGTCTCAGTTACAAGCTCTACAAGATAAGTCTGCTAAACTACATTTACAAATTAGCGATATCCAAGTTGATCGGGCATTTAGCGATCGCCTCCATGCTCTCCTGTTACATATAAGTTGCTATTTACTAGAGCAAAGTATTGAGTCTGGCCAAACACGCCAACACCTTGGTAAAAATAGCAACGGTATTATTGAAATTCAAGTTTATCAGCAAGGAAATCAACTGATTATTGATGGCTGTGATGATGGTGCAGGGCTTAACTTATCTCAAATCTATCAACAAGCTTCAGCCCAAGGACTCGATCTGACAAAACCAGGGGATATTTTACAAGAACTGGTACTTGAACCAGAGGTTTCATCTGTTTTATGCGATCGTGCTGCCTTAGAGTTAGGAGTAGAATTAACTGAAGTTTGCAAGCAATTAACAGCTATTCAGGGAAGAATAGTATTGAAGTCTAAAGCTGGACATGGTACAGCCTTCTCACTCCAAATTCCCCTCGATCAAAAAATTGCTCAACTTATCGTCTGTCAAGCTAACTCCAGAGTCTATGGATTTATTGCCGATTCTGTAGAGCAGATTTGTCTATCGCAGTCCGAACAAATTATCCAAACTCAAGCGGGACGTATGTTATTTTTGCAGTCTTCTGGCAGATCCAGTGGCTTCCTTGGTTGTACTGATGAGCATGTAACAACAGAAATGCTCGTCCCTATCCACTTATTGACTGATGTGCTGATTTTTCCTAACCAGCTTCCCACTTCAGTTACCACTTACAGCACAGATACACTAAATGCTTTCAAGCAGGATAAGCCTTTATTAGTATTTAGTTACTTAGACAAACGATGTGCTTTAGAAGTAGATTGTATCATCGGCAAGCAATCCGCTGCGATCCATCCTCTGGGGGAAGCAATCCCTATTCCTGCTTATATCCAAGGAACTAGCATTCTTGCCAATGGCCAACTTAGCCTGGTTTTGGATGGTCAGCTTCTCACAAAATCTCTAACTTGA
- the dapF gene encoding diaminopimelate epimerase has translation MKYSKYHALGNDYLVISPQDLAFELTPEKIERICHRNFGIGSDGILFGPLPSNNARFGLRIFNPDGSEAEKSGNGLRIFSRYLWDNQLVQQEEFDIDTLGGRVKARVAQSGKSVEVEMGRVSFQSEKIPVTGHSREVLTESITVADQTFSFCAATIGNPHCIIQLPEVTPEIAKQYGCLLEVHPYFPNRTNVQFMKVKDRQNIQIEIWERGAGYTLASGSSSSAAAAVAHKLNLCDSHIAVHMPGGQIAIAISNDFIITMTGAVTKVVDGLMSPEVFEF, from the coding sequence GTGAAATACTCCAAGTATCACGCTCTCGGAAACGATTATTTAGTTATTTCTCCTCAAGACTTAGCATTTGAATTAACCCCAGAAAAAATTGAGCGAATTTGTCATCGAAACTTTGGAATTGGCTCAGACGGCATTTTGTTTGGTCCTTTACCATCCAATAATGCCAGATTTGGATTGCGAATTTTTAACCCAGATGGTAGTGAGGCAGAAAAGAGCGGTAACGGGTTGAGAATCTTTTCTCGCTATTTGTGGGATAACCAGCTTGTTCAACAAGAAGAATTTGATATTGACACCCTTGGCGGACGAGTCAAAGCGCGGGTAGCTCAGTCGGGTAAAAGTGTTGAAGTAGAAATGGGTCGTGTGAGCTTCCAAAGTGAAAAAATTCCCGTGACAGGACACTCCAGAGAAGTTCTCACGGAAAGTATTACAGTTGCCGACCAAACCTTTAGCTTTTGTGCAGCCACCATTGGAAATCCACACTGCATTATCCAGTTACCTGAAGTCACACCCGAAATTGCCAAGCAGTATGGTTGTTTGCTAGAGGTTCATCCTTACTTTCCCAACCGTACCAACGTTCAGTTTATGAAAGTTAAAGATCGCCAAAATATTCAAATTGAGATTTGGGAAAGAGGAGCAGGTTACACCTTAGCATCTGGCAGTAGTAGCAGTGCAGCCGCCGCTGTTGCTCACAAATTGAACTTGTGTGATTCACACATCGCAGTTCATATGCCAGGGGGACAAATTGCGATCGCTATTAGTAATGATTTTATAATCACAATGACCGGTGCCGTCACCAAAGTAGTTGACGGCTTAATGTCGCCCGAAGTCTTCGAGTTTTGA
- a CDS encoding OB-fold-containig protein codes for MLFSLNNLPYWIFLGMGVLLFLFMIISGGGGEDFDIDADVDADVDADSNSELGFGQFLGWVGIGKAPLILLLATDLSLWGVLGWMLNVWFGGVANNNIVSFIGSVILFGSLMISLLLGGLIAQPIGKIFAEFGEDVSSDRLIGCIGIVTSAYVPTENQGRIGQVDVLDAKRNLLTVSAVLPDWATIAPQRGERVLIIEHKAQIYVVIAKDSADEEHWLTNSSRRDSNS; via the coding sequence ATGCTGTTTAGTCTAAACAACTTGCCCTATTGGATTTTTCTGGGGATGGGGGTCTTGCTGTTCTTGTTTATGATAATTTCCGGCGGCGGAGGGGAAGATTTTGATATTGATGCAGATGTAGATGCAGATGTAGACGCAGATAGCAATAGTGAATTAGGCTTTGGGCAATTCCTGGGATGGGTTGGGATTGGGAAAGCTCCATTGATATTGTTACTGGCTACAGATTTGAGTTTGTGGGGCGTTTTGGGCTGGATGTTGAATGTTTGGTTTGGTGGAGTTGCCAATAATAATATTGTGAGTTTTATTGGGAGCGTTATATTATTTGGCTCACTGATGATTAGCTTATTATTGGGGGGATTGATAGCGCAACCAATTGGCAAAATATTTGCTGAGTTTGGGGAAGATGTGAGTAGCGATCGCTTAATAGGTTGTATTGGAATCGTAACATCTGCTTATGTTCCAACTGAAAATCAAGGCAGAATTGGACAAGTAGATGTCCTAGATGCAAAACGTAATCTTTTGACAGTTAGTGCTGTTCTCCCAGACTGGGCAACTATTGCACCCCAACGTGGAGAAAGAGTTTTAATTATTGAACACAAAGCACAAATTTACGTAGTTATTGCTAAAGATAGTGCCGATGAAGAACACTGGTTAACTAATTCATCTCGTAGAGATTCAAATTCTTAA
- a CDS encoding flotillin family protein has protein sequence MLFWLTFIQSLPSVKIAEVPQIELQQKKQITLIDQTLPVKIMPNFAQVNGGLVFPVVIAGLVLLLLFSLFAYTRVYVVTPNNEAFVRTGGLFIKKKAVILYGGCIVLPGFHQLTRVPLREISIDVERTGKLAVRTKDYLRADIRVTFYVCINASEEDVLTAAARLSQNGTKITPEDIKNALEKRADDAIRAAAKTKDLAEIDSDKLGFAQEVLNLVGTDLKKVGLTLNNIAISEILESVTYDPDNFFDAQGVRLRTEIIQRSIQQKREVELAAQVTIEQKELDAQKRSLQIAQEQESAKLEQKLQVEALKAQREREIQESKDREAATVRRTKILQEKSVEEEEIRKKLSVQQSQIEADISLEERNKQLKVVQALQKQESELAEITRQQSVESGKLQAQVQIAESERLAKLAQEDVAIAIANKKRESFVAQAEQAKAEESVKTASEVEKAERNKRLSTIAAEREAQERSIGDRNVVEIDAFRRRRQAEIAQEAAELEAEAIRTLAVANRDQVLAEAEGIRAKISAENSISNANLTAKIITTIWPELADKLPEIVTALAPQPGVLGDTRIYSFPGANGSNGSQDINKLLLSTSGLSLINTLLDEGKLGEIIGQISQLVRGNNQVITGTSSQVSLETLPTPTVIENKTETD, from the coding sequence ATGCTTTTTTGGTTGACTTTTATCCAGTCTTTACCGAGTGTCAAAATAGCTGAAGTTCCACAGATTGAGTTACAACAAAAAAAACAAATAACATTAATTGACCAAACACTCCCAGTAAAAATTATGCCTAATTTTGCTCAAGTTAATGGTGGATTAGTATTTCCAGTGGTGATTGCTGGCTTAGTTTTATTACTACTATTCAGCCTGTTTGCTTATACGCGGGTTTATGTAGTCACACCCAACAACGAAGCTTTTGTAAGAACTGGGGGTCTTTTTATTAAAAAGAAAGCGGTTATTCTTTATGGTGGTTGTATTGTTTTACCCGGATTCCATCAGCTGACACGCGTACCTCTGCGAGAAATTTCCATTGATGTGGAACGTACTGGCAAACTTGCAGTCCGGACTAAAGATTACTTACGAGCAGATATCCGCGTGACTTTTTATGTATGTATTAATGCCTCTGAAGAAGATGTTTTGACAGCAGCGGCTAGATTATCCCAAAATGGTACTAAAATTACTCCGGAAGATATCAAAAATGCTTTAGAAAAAAGAGCAGATGATGCAATTAGGGCGGCAGCTAAAACCAAGGATTTAGCAGAAATTGATTCTGATAAATTAGGATTTGCTCAGGAAGTGCTGAACTTAGTTGGGACGGATTTGAAAAAAGTCGGCTTAACTTTAAATAACATTGCTATTTCCGAAATCTTAGAAAGTGTTACCTATGATCCAGATAACTTTTTTGATGCCCAAGGCGTGCGCTTGCGAACCGAAATTATTCAGCGATCCATTCAACAAAAACGCGAAGTTGAGTTAGCAGCACAAGTGACAATTGAGCAAAAAGAATTGGATGCCCAAAAGCGATCGCTACAAATTGCCCAAGAACAAGAAAGTGCTAAACTAGAGCAAAAATTGCAAGTAGAAGCACTAAAAGCCCAGCGAGAACGGGAAATTCAAGAATCCAAAGATCGGGAAGCTGCAACAGTACGCCGAACTAAAATTTTGCAGGAAAAATCAGTTGAAGAAGAAGAAATCCGCAAAAAATTATCGGTGCAACAAAGCCAAATTGAAGCTGATATTTCTCTAGAAGAACGGAATAAGCAGCTAAAGGTAGTACAAGCGCTGCAAAAACAGGAATCTGAACTAGCAGAGATTACACGTCAACAAAGTGTAGAATCCGGAAAACTACAAGCACAAGTGCAGATAGCTGAGTCAGAACGGCTGGCAAAACTAGCTCAAGAAGATGTGGCGATCGCCATTGCGAATAAAAAACGCGAAAGCTTTGTTGCACAAGCAGAACAAGCCAAAGCCGAGGAATCAGTGAAGACAGCTAGTGAAGTGGAAAAAGCCGAACGCAACAAACGCCTATCAACTATTGCCGCCGAACGTGAAGCGCAAGAACGGAGTATTGGCGATCGCAACGTTGTGGAAATTGATGCTTTCCGCCGCCGTCGTCAAGCCGAAATTGCCCAAGAAGCAGCAGAATTAGAAGCAGAAGCAATTCGCACCCTAGCAGTAGCTAACCGCGATCAAGTTTTAGCAGAAGCCGAAGGTATTAGAGCAAAAATTTCTGCTGAAAATTCTATCAGCAACGCCAATCTCACTGCCAAAATTATTACAACTATTTGGCCAGAATTAGCCGACAAACTACCAGAAATTGTCACGGCTTTAGCACCGCAGCCCGGAGTTTTAGGAGATACTCGCATTTATTCATTCCCTGGTGCAAATGGCAGCAACGGCAGTCAAGATATTAACAAATTGCTACTATCTACTAGTGGACTTTCCTTAATAAATACCTTACTTGACGAAGGTAAATTAGGCGAAATAATCGGTCAAATCAGTCAGCTAGTGCGTGGCAATAATCAAGTAATAACTGGCACATCAAGCCAAGTTTCTTTAGAAACTCTCCCAACACCAACTGTTATCGAAAACAAGACGGAAACCGATTAA
- a CDS encoding YcjF family protein, translated as MVVKLQRPILVGGLGLSFSLWMLQSWHDSIVQVGEFGLFSALAVGGGLWLFQQNRPKDGLEQLDSMLVDRATVERAISIAEVVINQLAQEAENHLALETLREQLAQLSLELDRQEIKVAVTGGKSVGKSTLIQVLEQNLEAGNFVSLQETAPLFREAGENSDASVLAEVAKSDFVLFLTNGDLTDSEFQTLQQLKAANQATMLVFNKQDQYLADERGSVFSQLKQRVQGNVVATAASPIPVKVRKHEADGSVQEWMEQPAPDIQQLTQQLGETLAQQKQRLVWITTMRKAELLKAEAKNCLNGIRCDRATPIIEQYQWIAAAAAFANPVPALDILATAAINAQMVMDLGNIYQQKFSLEQAQTVAGTMGSLMLKLGLVELSTKAISTVLKSNAVTFVAGGLVQGVSAAYLTRVAGLSLVEYFQQQEIAIDSGTGLNLEKLRQTLQKVFQQNQQIGFLQNFVKQGVKRLLPETQQVELVGVQKVVG; from the coding sequence ATGGTTGTGAAGTTGCAGCGACCAATTTTAGTGGGAGGATTGGGACTGTCCTTTTCTCTGTGGATGTTACAAAGTTGGCACGATTCTATAGTGCAGGTGGGTGAGTTTGGTTTGTTCAGTGCCTTAGCTGTTGGTGGTGGTTTGTGGTTATTCCAACAAAATCGCCCGAAAGACGGTTTAGAGCAGCTAGATAGTATGCTTGTAGATCGGGCGACTGTGGAAAGGGCGATTTCTATTGCTGAAGTTGTAATTAACCAACTGGCACAAGAAGCAGAAAACCATCTGGCACTAGAGACACTCAGAGAACAACTTGCCCAATTGTCGTTGGAATTAGACAGGCAAGAAATTAAAGTGGCTGTGACTGGTGGAAAATCCGTCGGTAAAAGCACTTTAATTCAAGTGCTAGAGCAAAATCTAGAGGCAGGAAATTTTGTGTCTCTACAAGAAACAGCACCTTTGTTTAGAGAAGCAGGTGAGAATTCCGATGCATCTGTTTTGGCAGAAGTAGCAAAATCTGATTTTGTGCTGTTCTTGACAAACGGTGATTTGACAGACTCAGAATTTCAAACCTTACAGCAGCTAAAAGCAGCAAATCAGGCTACAATGCTGGTTTTTAATAAACAAGACCAGTATTTAGCCGATGAACGTGGTAGTGTTTTTAGTCAATTGAAACAGCGGGTGCAAGGAAATGTAGTTGCAACTGCGGCCTCTCCCATCCCCGTCAAAGTACGAAAGCATGAGGCTGATGGTTCTGTGCAAGAGTGGATGGAACAACCAGCACCAGATATCCAGCAGTTAACCCAGCAGTTGGGTGAAACTTTAGCACAGCAAAAACAACGGCTAGTTTGGATAACTACCATGAGGAAAGCCGAGTTGTTGAAAGCTGAGGCGAAAAACTGCCTGAATGGAATCAGATGCGATCGCGCCACCCCAATTATTGAACAATATCAGTGGATAGCTGCTGCTGCTGCCTTTGCTAACCCAGTACCAGCCCTTGATATTCTGGCGACTGCGGCCATTAATGCTCAGATGGTAATGGATTTGGGTAATATCTATCAGCAGAAATTTTCCCTGGAACAGGCGCAAACTGTAGCCGGAACAATGGGAAGTTTGATGCTGAAACTCGGTTTAGTGGAACTTTCTACGAAGGCTATTAGTACTGTTCTCAAAAGTAATGCCGTTACCTTTGTTGCTGGTGGCTTGGTGCAGGGAGTAAGTGCAGCTTATCTGACCAGAGTAGCAGGATTAAGTCTAGTTGAATATTTCCAGCAGCAAGAAATAGCGATAGATTCTGGGACTGGTTTAAATTTGGAGAAGTTGCGGCAAACTTTGCAAAAGGTGTTTCAACAAAATCAGCAAATTGGCTTTTTGCAAAATTTTGTTAAGCAAGGCGTGAAGCGTTTGTTGCCAGAGACACAGCAGGTAGAACTAGTTGGTGTTCAGAAGGTGGTGGGATAA
- a CDS encoding group I intron-associated PD-(D/E)XK endonuclease: MDTKLRGDIAEQAAVLHALKLGWGILKPFGDRLPYDLAFDVEGTVIKIQVKYAWFDQPSGNYVVDNRRTKTNRRLMVREAYQLSDFDFALAYIEKLDLFYVFPVDVFIGYGSEVHLVEAEKRQRKPRSAQYRDAWELISQASVSKENCVRSPVQFQEAGF, from the coding sequence ATGGACACAAAGCTTAGAGGAGACATAGCAGAACAAGCTGCTGTTCTTCATGCTTTAAAGCTTGGTTGGGGAATTTTAAAACCTTTTGGTGATAGGTTACCTTACGATCTGGCATTTGATGTAGAGGGAACTGTAATAAAAATCCAAGTCAAATACGCGTGGTTCGATCAGCCTTCTGGCAATTACGTTGTAGATAATCGCCGCACCAAAACAAATCGGCGGCTGATGGTTCGAGAAGCATATCAGCTATCAGACTTTGATTTTGCCCTGGCATATATAGAAAAACTTGACCTATTCTATGTTTTTCCTGTAGATGTGTTCATAGGTTATGGAAGCGAAGTACACCTTGTTGAGGCTGAAAAACGACAGCGTAAACCTCGTTCCGCACAATATCGGGATGCTTGGGAGTTAATCTCACAAGCATCTGTAAGTAAAGAAAATTGTGTTCGATCGCCTGTTCAATTCCAAGAAGCAGGATTTTAA
- a CDS encoding asparaginase, giving the protein MTMGKRTQATALEVRLLREGIIESKHIVQAVVCDERGRVLTVAGNSETAAFIRSALKPFQALAVTTTGTLERYDLSDRDLAIITSSHKGTIEQVRQVFNILWRADLDPTILQCPIPEGKRSPLEYNCSGKHAGMLAVCQQRHWPLNNYLERKHPIQQLILAKVAELLRMPAEEFISAHDDCGAPTYLMQLGQMASLYALLASSTNLDMERIVRAMTHHPAMVAGDGEFDTELMRLTPGELVSKSGAEGVQCIGRLGEGMGLAIKVMDGAKRAKHAVAIHLLQQMGWISPSAAESLCEKFVTLGKYKRLEVIGELSFL; this is encoded by the coding sequence ATGACAATGGGAAAACGAACTCAAGCTACAGCACTGGAAGTCCGGTTGCTGCGTGAAGGGATCATTGAATCCAAGCATATAGTCCAGGCTGTTGTATGCGACGAACGCGGACGGGTTTTAACCGTCGCTGGTAACTCCGAAACTGCTGCATTTATTCGTTCAGCGCTCAAACCATTTCAGGCACTCGCAGTCACCACTACAGGTACACTGGAACGCTATGACCTCAGCGATCGCGATTTAGCAATTATCACAAGTTCCCATAAAGGAACAATAGAGCAAGTCCGACAGGTATTTAACATCCTTTGGCGGGCTGATCTTGACCCCACTATACTCCAGTGTCCGATTCCTGAAGGCAAACGCAGTCCTCTGGAATACAATTGCTCTGGTAAACATGCGGGGATGCTAGCTGTTTGTCAGCAACGCCATTGGCCTTTAAACAACTACTTGGAACGGAAACACCCAATACAGCAGTTGATTTTGGCCAAAGTAGCAGAATTGCTACGAATGCCAGCAGAGGAATTTATCAGCGCCCATGATGACTGTGGCGCACCGACTTATTTGATGCAACTCGGTCAAATGGCCTCTTTATACGCCCTGCTAGCTTCTAGTACCAACTTGGATATGGAGCGCATTGTCCGTGCCATGACTCATCACCCAGCAATGGTAGCAGGAGATGGAGAATTTGATACGGAACTGATGCGTTTAACTCCAGGGGAACTGGTCAGCAAATCTGGTGCCGAAGGAGTGCAGTGCATTGGTAGACTCGGTGAAGGCATGGGATTAGCAATTAAAGTTATGGATGGGGCAAAACGGGCAAAACATGCCGTTGCTATCCACTTACTCCAACAAATGGGTTGGATTAGTCCCAGCGCCGCCGAAAGCCTCTGTGAAAAGTTTGTCACCTTAGGAAAATACAAGCGTTTAGAAGTAATTGGAGAATTATCGTTTTTGTAG